A DNA window from Litorivicinus lipolyticus contains the following coding sequences:
- a CDS encoding ribulose-bisphosphate carboxylase large subunit family protein, with the protein MRSERFEADYLVQTPEPIEHAAAVIAGEQSSGTFIAVPNETPELKERSAARVEHIEVLAPATGPALPGRYQGSEFTQARVTLSWPLDNIGADLPNLIATVAGNLFELQGLSGLRLLDVRLPDAFASVYPGPKFGVSGTRALSGVDQGPLIGTIIKPSVGLDPAQTAQLVTTLIDAGIDFIKDDELQCDGPRCPFDARAEAVMAVINRHADATGKKVMYAFNVTGEVDQMRRRHDQVQALGGSCVMASLNSVGMTGFLGLSRHSQLPIHAHRNGWGYLSRSPMLGWDYRAWSKLWRIAGADHLHVNGLDNKFSEDNDSVMRSAQSLSTPIFSQHPQRAMAVFSSGQSVKQIEQTYQRLGHADLIYAAGGGIMGHPDGPGAGVSSLREGWHAAMRGIPIATHAQQHPALVRALDAYQ; encoded by the coding sequence ATGCGATCGGAGCGTTTTGAAGCCGATTATTTAGTCCAGACCCCCGAACCCATCGAGCATGCGGCGGCGGTTATCGCTGGCGAGCAAAGTTCCGGCACTTTTATCGCAGTACCCAACGAGACCCCCGAATTAAAAGAGCGCAGTGCCGCACGCGTCGAGCACATCGAGGTGCTGGCACCGGCGACTGGCCCGGCCCTGCCCGGCCGCTACCAGGGTTCGGAATTCACCCAAGCCCGGGTCACCTTATCCTGGCCGTTGGACAACATTGGCGCCGACCTGCCCAATTTGATTGCCACCGTCGCAGGCAACCTGTTTGAACTACAGGGCCTTTCCGGGCTACGTCTGCTGGATGTGCGCCTTCCGGACGCCTTTGCCTCCGTTTACCCCGGGCCAAAGTTTGGCGTCAGTGGCACCCGTGCATTATCCGGGGTCGATCAGGGGCCGCTCATCGGCACCATCATCAAGCCCTCCGTTGGTTTGGATCCGGCCCAAACGGCGCAGCTGGTCACCACACTGATTGACGCCGGCATTGATTTTATCAAAGACGACGAATTGCAATGCGATGGCCCTCGGTGCCCCTTTGATGCGCGCGCGGAAGCGGTCATGGCAGTGATCAATCGGCATGCCGACGCGACCGGCAAAAAAGTCATGTACGCCTTCAATGTCACCGGTGAAGTCGACCAAATGCGCCGCCGCCACGACCAGGTTCAGGCCTTGGGCGGCAGCTGTGTCATGGCCAGTCTCAACTCGGTTGGGATGACTGGTTTTTTGGGGTTAAGTCGCCATTCCCAGCTGCCAATCCATGCACATCGCAATGGCTGGGGCTACCTGTCGCGCTCGCCGATGCTAGGGTGGGACTACCGGGCGTGGTCCAAACTGTGGCGCATCGCCGGGGCCGACCACCTGCACGTGAATGGCTTGGACAACAAGTTCAGTGAAGACAACGACAGCGTCATGCGCTCGGCCCAGTCGCTGAGTACGCCGATATTTAGCCAGCACCCACAGCGCGCAATGGCCGTCTTTTCGTCCGGCCAATCGGTCAAACAGATCGAACAAACCTACCAACGCCTGGGCCATGCGGACCTGATCTACGCCGCAGGGGGCGGGATCATGGGTCACCCAGACGGGCCTGGCGCCGGCGTTTCATCACTGCGCGAAGGGTGGCATGCGGCCATGCGCGGGATTCCGATCGCGACCCATGCCCAGCAGCACCCCGCCTTAGTCCGTGCCCTGGATGCTTACCAATGA